In Nitrospira sp., one DNA window encodes the following:
- a CDS encoding aminomethyltransferase family protein: MRQSRIHQQHAQLGATFENITGWEIPAHYGDVAAEHRAVRRTVGIADLSHRGKLRVTGEDRVKWLQSVISNDILPLQPGQGRYSSFLTHKGKMLTYFRLYMQTEAVMLEDIGEIGDATFQALRKFLLYGTKAKLENCAESWGLLLISGPKALHVVQSAFGVDVTDLKPVDFVAAQIGGHHALVLRTEETGEIDIEVLLPTDGLPAAWTSAMQAGDKFGMRAIGSHAREALRLEAGLPKAGADLNEEIVPPEANLEEKAFSLNKGCYPGQEVVARMDTYGNVRRKLVGLVLKDTVVPSHGAKLYSGDREVGWISSAVHSPQLNKVIAFGFPLRDFSKPGTELAVEFESGRHPATVQTLPFYTKQ, encoded by the coding sequence ATGAGACAATCGCGCATCCACCAGCAACATGCTCAACTCGGAGCGACGTTTGAGAACATCACCGGCTGGGAAATACCGGCTCACTATGGCGATGTTGCGGCCGAACATCGTGCCGTCCGCCGGACAGTGGGGATAGCCGATCTCTCTCATCGCGGCAAGCTCCGGGTCACGGGTGAGGATCGCGTGAAGTGGCTGCAAAGCGTCATCAGCAACGACATCCTTCCCCTTCAACCAGGGCAAGGCCGCTATTCCAGTTTTTTGACCCACAAGGGCAAGATGCTCACATACTTCCGCCTGTACATGCAGACAGAAGCCGTCATGCTGGAGGACATCGGCGAGATCGGGGACGCCACGTTCCAGGCCCTCCGCAAATTCCTTCTCTACGGGACCAAAGCCAAGTTGGAAAACTGTGCCGAGAGCTGGGGGCTGCTGTTGATCAGCGGACCGAAGGCCTTGCATGTGGTGCAATCCGCGTTCGGTGTGGACGTCACGGACTTAAAGCCGGTCGATTTTGTCGCGGCACAGATCGGCGGACATCACGCCCTGGTGTTACGCACCGAAGAAACCGGAGAAATTGATATAGAAGTGCTGCTCCCTACTGACGGCCTCCCAGCCGCTTGGACCAGCGCCATGCAGGCCGGAGACAAGTTCGGCATGAGGGCAATCGGAAGCCACGCGCGAGAAGCCTTGCGCCTGGAAGCAGGCCTCCCGAAGGCCGGAGCTGATTTGAACGAAGAGATTGTGCCGCCAGAAGCTAATCTTGAGGAAAAGGCTTTCAGCCTGAACAAAGGGTGTTATCCGGGACAAGAAGTCGTGGCACGCATGGATACCTACGGTAACGTACGCCGCAAGCTCGTCGGCCTGGTCCTAAAAGATACAGTCGTCCCGTCGCATGGAGCCAAACTATACAGTGGTGATCGCGAAGTAGGCTGGATCAGCAGCGCCGTCCATTCACCCCAGCTCAATAAGGTCATTGCCTTCGGATTTCCTCTGCGCGACTTCAGTAAGCCCGGCACGGAACTGGCCGTGGAATTTGAGAGTGGCAGACATCCGGCCACCGTTCAGACCCTGCCCTTCTACACCAAGCAATAA
- a CDS encoding group II truncated hemoglobin: MSLDDQEDNTQTTPYQEAGELAGITRLVDEFYVNMDTLPEAETIRSMHPSDLTESRKKLTYFLCGWLGGPKLFQQQYGPISIPGFHKKFPIGYEERDAWLLCMQRAIAVQPYSGQFKDYLLAALSIPAERVREVNAGEF; this comes from the coding sequence ATGTCTCTTGATGACCAGGAAGACAATACACAAACCACTCCGTATCAGGAAGCCGGTGAACTTGCGGGAATCACTCGCTTGGTGGACGAGTTCTACGTCAATATGGATACGCTGCCTGAGGCTGAAACCATTAGAAGCATGCATCCATCTGATCTGACCGAATCACGCAAGAAACTGACCTATTTCCTGTGCGGCTGGCTTGGTGGTCCCAAGCTGTTTCAGCAACAGTATGGGCCGATCAGCATTCCGGGATTCCACAAGAAGTTTCCTATCGGATACGAAGAGCGCGATGCCTGGTTGCTCTGCATGCAACGAGCCATCGCTGTCCAACCCTACAGCGGCCAATTCAAAGACTACCTCCTAGCGGCACTCAGCATCCCAGCGGAACGAGTGCGAGAAGTGAACGCAGGAGAATTCTAG
- a CDS encoding class I SAM-dependent methyltransferase → MSTIEHDYAPICDLYERHLGSALFEPYAIDLARHVAGDCAKGSVLEMACGTGIVTRQLRTYLTPAVALTATDINLGMLDYSQKKLNALEGIAWKQADIADLPFPDASFNVAVCQFGLMFVPDKDRAFREMCRVLVPDGLLTFSVWDRMENNSWGIIAHETVGGFFPENPPQFFKAPCSFYDVDVMRSLLTASGFDRINIQTVRKECYSGTAQSLAIGLIEGAPVLAEIQERGGSSEPIVDAVATALARVGGANPCRSTMQAIVVTARVKDHVNL, encoded by the coding sequence ATGAGCACCATCGAACATGACTATGCTCCGATCTGCGACCTGTATGAGCGACATCTCGGATCGGCTTTGTTTGAGCCCTATGCGATCGATCTTGCGCGTCACGTAGCTGGTGACTGTGCAAAGGGCTCCGTTCTTGAAATGGCCTGCGGGACCGGTATTGTCACTCGACAACTCCGTACCTATCTGACGCCGGCCGTGGCCCTTACTGCAACCGATATCAATCTCGGCATGCTTGACTACTCGCAAAAGAAGCTGAACGCCTTGGAGGGAATCGCCTGGAAACAGGCGGACATCGCGGACCTGCCTTTTCCCGACGCTTCGTTCAATGTGGCCGTGTGTCAGTTCGGACTGATGTTCGTGCCGGATAAAGACCGCGCGTTTCGCGAAATGTGCCGAGTCCTGGTTCCAGATGGTTTGCTCACCTTCAGTGTGTGGGATCGGATGGAGAATAACTCCTGGGGCATCATTGCCCACGAGACCGTCGGAGGATTTTTCCCTGAAAATCCACCGCAGTTTTTCAAAGCGCCTTGTAGTTTTTATGATGTCGACGTCATGCGCAGTTTGTTGACGGCGAGCGGATTTGATCGCATCAACATTCAAACAGTCCGGAAGGAATGCTACAGTGGCACAGCTCAATCACTGGCGATCGGGCTGATCGAAGGCGCGCCGGTCCTCGCCGAAATTCAAGAACGTGGTGGTTCGTCCGAACCGATCGTCGATGCAGTGGCGACAGCCTTAGCCCGAGTTGGGGGAGCCAACCCATGCCGCTCAACGATGCAAGCCATTGTGGTAACGGCGCGAGTGAAGGATCACGTGAACCTATAG
- a CDS encoding efflux RND transporter permease subunit → MNQLVIIALRRPYTFVVLAILLVLFGTLTIQEMPTDVFPSIRIPVTSIVWPYLGMLPPRLDGRITYMFERFVTSTVEGIKYLHSHSYYGISITNIFLQDGIDVGRAEADITAIAQTVIKVLPPDISPAMIMRLAPSSLPVAMLEVSSDTMTPAELFNISYMQIRPLLVTVNGVIVPFPYGGSPLQVMINLDQQALLARHITVADVHAVFRQQYLILPAGDVKIEQSDWMLLTNASPMQIKDFENIPIKREGNAFVYLHDIGTAELMGRVQQNAVIVNGKQSVIIVAMKSTEASTLDVVDGIKEMVPRIQKIVPKGMQIRLLNDTSTFVKESIVDVLHEMLTAGLLVGFIVLVLLGSWRPTVIIATSIPLSILSAIIGLHWLGETINVMTLGGLALAVGILVDDATVMIENIDRHLEMSKPLETAIIDAANEIVVPTLVSTLAIAIVWLPLFKLTGTSGYLFKPMAEAVVIAMIASFILSRTLVPTMAKYMLVVEHHEAASGHQEHRVGWRANLAGLLGLFTRFQAGFERRFNRFRQGYGALLEQAVARRRSFVIMALTLAVSSLSLYYFLGRDYFPEIRSDVIQMHFRAPLGTRVEVSARIVSLVAEDIETLLPGQVENVVGNCGLPIGPHNLAFIPTPTIGSQDCDVTVLLKDEKSPVWEYRRILRKGLTERYPGTEFTFQPSDLTAKILNFGAPAPIDVQVNGPDQDENYEFARKLIGRLRQIPGASDVVLQQPMRQPTLLAEGRRTYGLDANKTEGDIAVNLQMVAAGSQQVDQIFWLDPATGFSYQINVYIPQPQVNGMTALKTVPVGSLDRNAASEMELLGNMAGFKPVGTPSIVTHGNIMPLFDLYVSPEGRDLGGLLEDVEEAVHELKDELPDSAEIQIHGQAALMHDAYAELIFGLFAAMVLVYLLIVVNFQSWLDPFIIVTALPGALAGIAWALFVTRTPLSEPALTGAIMCMGTATANSILVVSFARDRLREHGDAVRAAIEAGTARFRAVLMTASAMVLGMVPMATGYSQNAPLGRAVIGGLLVATVFTLSFVPCVYAMIYSRRTAEQKGLPS, encoded by the coding sequence ATGAACCAACTTGTCATCATAGCCCTTCGCCGGCCATACACCTTCGTTGTGCTGGCGATCTTGCTCGTGCTGTTCGGGACGCTGACCATCCAAGAGATGCCGACCGACGTGTTTCCCTCCATCCGGATTCCCGTTACGTCCATCGTCTGGCCCTACCTCGGCATGTTGCCGCCGAGGCTGGACGGACGCATCACGTATATGTTCGAGCGCTTCGTCACCTCGACTGTCGAAGGGATCAAGTACCTGCACAGTCATTCCTACTACGGCATCAGCATCACCAATATTTTTCTTCAGGACGGCATCGACGTCGGCCGGGCGGAAGCGGATATCACCGCCATCGCACAGACCGTCATCAAAGTCTTGCCGCCCGATATTTCGCCGGCCATGATCATGCGGCTCGCGCCGTCCTCGCTGCCGGTCGCGATGCTGGAAGTCAGCTCCGACACCATGACGCCGGCCGAGCTCTTTAACATCTCCTACATGCAAATCCGCCCCCTGCTGGTCACCGTCAACGGCGTGATCGTCCCATTTCCCTACGGCGGGTCTCCGCTACAAGTGATGATCAACCTCGACCAGCAAGCCTTGCTCGCTCGTCACATCACAGTGGCGGATGTCCACGCCGTGTTCCGGCAACAGTACCTCATCCTGCCGGCCGGGGACGTCAAGATCGAGCAGAGCGACTGGATGCTCCTGACCAATGCCTCCCCGATGCAGATCAAGGACTTTGAAAACATTCCGATCAAGCGCGAAGGGAACGCGTTCGTCTACCTGCACGACATCGGTACGGCCGAACTCATGGGACGGGTGCAACAGAATGCAGTAATCGTGAATGGGAAACAATCCGTCATCATCGTCGCGATGAAGAGCACGGAGGCGTCCACCTTGGACGTGGTGGACGGGATCAAAGAGATGGTCCCGCGCATTCAGAAGATTGTCCCGAAGGGTATGCAAATCAGGCTCCTCAACGACACGTCGACGTTCGTCAAGGAGTCGATCGTGGACGTGCTGCATGAAATGCTCACCGCCGGTCTGCTGGTCGGCTTCATCGTGCTGGTGCTCTTGGGGTCTTGGCGACCGACGGTGATTATCGCCACCTCGATCCCGCTCTCCATTCTAAGCGCCATCATCGGGCTCCATTGGCTCGGGGAGACGATCAATGTGATGACCTTGGGCGGGTTGGCGCTGGCCGTCGGCATCCTGGTCGATGATGCGACCGTGATGATCGAGAATATCGATCGCCATCTCGAAATGAGCAAGCCGCTGGAGACCGCGATCATCGATGCCGCCAATGAGATCGTCGTCCCGACGTTGGTCTCCACGTTAGCCATCGCGATCGTCTGGTTGCCGCTCTTCAAGCTCACCGGCACCTCCGGCTATCTGTTTAAGCCCATGGCGGAGGCGGTCGTCATTGCCATGATTGCCTCCTTTATCCTGTCGCGGACGCTGGTGCCGACCATGGCGAAATACATGCTCGTCGTGGAGCACCACGAGGCGGCATCCGGACATCAGGAACATCGGGTCGGCTGGCGCGCCAACCTAGCGGGCCTGCTGGGCCTCTTCACCCGCTTTCAAGCCGGCTTTGAGCGCCGCTTTAATCGATTTCGCCAAGGCTATGGTGCGTTGCTCGAACAGGCGGTGGCTCGTCGTCGCAGCTTCGTCATCATGGCGCTGACCCTCGCGGTGAGCTCGCTCTCCCTCTATTACTTCCTGGGACGCGACTACTTCCCCGAGATTCGGTCGGATGTCATTCAGATGCATTTTCGCGCGCCGCTCGGCACGCGCGTCGAGGTGTCCGCGCGCATCGTGTCGCTGGTCGCCGAAGACATCGAGACGTTGTTGCCGGGGCAGGTGGAGAACGTCGTCGGTAATTGCGGGCTCCCGATCGGACCGCATAACCTCGCCTTCATTCCGACACCCACGATCGGTTCTCAGGATTGTGATGTGACGGTCCTCTTGAAGGATGAAAAGTCGCCGGTGTGGGAGTACCGGCGCATTCTCCGCAAGGGCTTGACGGAGCGCTATCCCGGGACCGAATTCACCTTTCAACCGTCCGATCTGACGGCCAAGATCCTCAACTTCGGCGCGCCTGCGCCGATCGATGTGCAGGTCAACGGACCGGACCAGGACGAGAACTATGAGTTCGCCCGCAAATTGATCGGCCGGCTGCGCCAGATTCCCGGCGCCTCGGACGTGGTGCTCCAGCAACCGATGCGCCAGCCGACCCTCCTGGCCGAAGGCCGCCGCACGTACGGACTTGACGCGAACAAGACCGAGGGCGACATCGCCGTCAATCTTCAAATGGTGGCGGCGGGGAGCCAACAGGTCGACCAGATCTTTTGGCTCGATCCCGCCACCGGATTTTCGTATCAGATCAATGTCTATATTCCGCAACCGCAGGTCAACGGCATGACGGCGCTCAAGACCGTCCCGGTCGGGTCCCTTGACCGCAATGCGGCGAGTGAGATGGAGTTGCTCGGCAATATGGCCGGCTTCAAACCAGTGGGCACACCGAGCATCGTCACGCACGGGAATATCATGCCGCTCTTCGACCTCTATGTCTCCCCCGAAGGGCGCGACCTGGGCGGGTTACTGGAGGACGTCGAGGAGGCGGTGCATGAGCTGAAGGATGAGTTGCCCGACAGCGCGGAGATCCAAATCCATGGGCAAGCCGCCCTGATGCACGACGCGTACGCGGAACTGATTTTCGGCTTATTCGCCGCGATGGTGCTGGTCTATCTGCTGATCGTCGTCAACTTCCAGTCCTGGCTCGATCCCTTCATCATCGTCACCGCCTTGCCGGGCGCCCTGGCGGGCATTGCCTGGGCGTTGTTCGTGACCCGGACGCCGCTGTCGGAACCAGCCTTGACGGGCGCGATCATGTGCATGGGCACGGCGACCGCCAATTCGATCCTCGTCGTCTCCTTTGCACGCGACCGGCTCCGAGAGCACGGCGACGCGGTGCGGGCCGCGATCGAAGCCGGCACCGCCCGCTTTCGCGCGGTGCTCATGACCGCGTCGGCCATGGTCCTCGGGATGGTCCCCATGGCGACCGGGTATTCGCAGAATGCGCCGCTGGGGCGAGCCGTCATCGGCGGCTTGCTCGTGGCGACCGTCTTTACCCTGTCCTTCGTGCCCTGTGTCTATGCGATGATTTACAGCCGGCGAACGGCTGAGCAAAAAGGACTCCCCTCATGA
- a CDS encoding efflux RND transporter periplasmic adaptor subunit: MMKKVSGRSMAWFAFLLVLLYLGYRMYDSRNYAAMLRETTLNAIAPPVAIISPKPVSATESITLPGTFQGWYEATSYARVTGYVKMWHKKYGDWVKKGDILADISTPDLDAQYQQAIKDLDAERAKYRLAAVTAQRWIALRHNHAVTEQSITVKEQELRAQAAVVEAAHQQVRNIEAFIGFKKIIAPFDGVVLQRNINVGDLVSKQGTLHSPNAKTNLYTVAVIDRLRLFIKVPAYFGPFLRPSLTADVTVPQLPNRHWTAKFLTVSRGFDVATRTATVVFTIENEDHALWPGSYAIVHLTAPVDRPTFVIPTSALVYEKDDAVQAAVLTEDNRVHLKPITVNNLMDSAVEVSAGLSASDRLINNPLHTLLEGDAVRIVTPRPGYDLVTPEEPEVRPGHDLATTEAPESKPSS, from the coding sequence ATGATGAAGAAAGTCAGCGGACGATCTATGGCGTGGTTCGCGTTCCTGCTCGTGCTGCTCTATCTCGGCTATCGGATGTATGACAGCCGAAACTACGCCGCCATGCTTCGCGAGACGACGCTCAACGCCATCGCTCCCCCCGTAGCCATCATCTCTCCCAAGCCGGTGTCCGCGACCGAGAGCATCACGCTTCCCGGTACGTTTCAAGGCTGGTATGAGGCGACAAGCTACGCGCGGGTCACGGGCTACGTGAAGATGTGGCATAAGAAATACGGAGACTGGGTGAAAAAAGGCGACATTCTGGCCGATATCAGCACGCCGGACCTCGACGCTCAATATCAGCAGGCCATCAAGGATCTGGATGCGGAACGCGCCAAATATCGGCTCGCCGCGGTGACCGCGCAGCGTTGGATTGCCCTCCGCCACAATCATGCGGTCACTGAGCAGTCGATCACGGTGAAGGAACAAGAACTGAGAGCTCAGGCGGCAGTCGTCGAGGCCGCGCATCAACAGGTCAGGAACATCGAGGCGTTCATCGGGTTCAAAAAGATCATTGCTCCCTTTGACGGCGTGGTCCTCCAGCGCAACATCAACGTCGGGGATTTGGTCAGTAAGCAGGGGACGCTCCACAGCCCCAATGCGAAAACCAATCTCTATACAGTGGCCGTCATCGATCGATTGCGTCTTTTTATTAAGGTGCCGGCGTACTTCGGGCCCTTCCTGCGCCCCAGCTTGACGGCCGACGTCACCGTGCCGCAATTGCCCAATCGACATTGGACCGCCAAGTTCCTCACGGTCTCCCGTGGATTCGACGTCGCGACGCGGACCGCGACCGTGGTCTTCACGATCGAGAATGAAGATCACGCGCTCTGGCCCGGTTCCTACGCCATTGTCCACCTTACGGCACCGGTGGATCGGCCCACCTTTGTCATCCCGACCAGCGCACTGGTCTACGAAAAAGATGATGCCGTACAAGCAGCTGTGCTGACGGAGGACAACCGCGTGCACCTGAAGCCGATCACCGTGAACAATCTCATGGACAGCGCGGTCGAGGTGTCGGCGGGGCTTTCCGCGAGCGACCGCCTCATCAACAATCCCCTCCACACGTTACTCGAAGGCGATGCGGTACGCATCGTCACGCCGAGACCAGGGTATGATCTCGTCACGCCAGAAGAGCCCGAGGTGAGGCCGGGACATGATCTCGCTACGACGGAAGCACCTGAGTCAAAGCCATCATCATAA